The DNA segment AAGGTTTTGCTGTAGTTGCACAAGAGGTAAGAAATCTCGCAGGAAGATCTGCTGAAGCTGCTAAAAAGATAAAAGAGATAGTAACTTTTGCCCAAGAGAAAACAAAAGAGGGGAAAGATACAGCAGATAAAATGGTAGAAAGTTTCAACTTCTTAAACTCAAAAGTATCAGAAGTCGCAAGTTTAGTGACAGAAGTTTCTGAGGCTTCCGGTGAACAAAGACAGGGAATGGGACAAATCAATGATGTTATTAATCAACTTGATAAAGCAACCCAAGAGAATGCAAACTCATCTGAAAGTGTATCGCAAAAAGCTATGGCACTAAGTGAACTCTCATCAAATCTTGTATCAATTGTTGAAAGAACTAAGTTTGATAAAAAAAGAAAAGATTTTGTTTGTGATGTAAATTTAGTTTTTGATACAACAAAACTAAAACTTGACCATATTATTTTCAAAGAGAATAACTTTAGTAAAGTTGGAAATGGTCAAACTTGGAAAGTAAAAACTTGTACAGAGTGTGATTTGGGTAAATGGATAGAAAAACATGCAAATGAACCATATACAAAAAATGCTGACTGGGAAGAACTTCTTAAAGTACATGAAAATATTCACAAAAATGTGCAAAAATATATTGATGTTGATGCAAATAATAAAAGGGATAAAGAACTTTTAAATATTGCCCATGATATAGAAGATAATACTTCAAAAGTGTTTTTCTACCTTGATAAAATAAAAGAGCATAAATGTAAAAATGGCAAATTTGTAAGGGCAAGGGATGTTCTTCCAAAAGAGGTAAAAAATGCAAAAACTTACCATGAAAAAATTTTAGAATATAAAAAACAAGAATCAAAAAAAGATAGGGTATATGTCCCACAAAATGACGATTCTGACGAGTGGGAAAGCTTTTAAAGCTTTCCCTTTTTTTAACTTCATAGTAACATTAACTCTTGGTTAACTTTTCATTACTCTATTATTAATGCTCATCCTTTATAATTTCTTTATGGATTAAGAAGTTGTGCGAATTCTTCTTAATAATTTAAAAACTGCGAATTTTTAAATTTTCCAATTTGTTTCCTTGTGTGTGAAGAAGCTCCTTGAAAAAGGAGCTTTTTTTTTACCCAGATTAAAGAACATTAGTGCTAACATTCGCCATACAAAAACTATCAAAGAGTTATTCTATATATGCCTTTATCAAATCTAAATGAAGATCAGCTAAGTGCTGCAACTTGCCCTACAGGGTATAATCTTATTATTGCTAGCGCAGGAACGGGTAAAACCTCTACTATTGTAGGAAGAATTGCAAATTTAATAAACCATGGGGTAAAACCTGAAGAGATATTATTATTAACTTTTACAAATAAAGCAGCAGCAGAGATGGTTGCAAGGGTTGCAAAGTTTTTTGGAAAAGAGATTGCCCAAAAGATAATGGCAGGTACTTTTCACTCTGTTTCATATAAACTTTTAAAACAACTAAATATTAATATTACACTAAAACAGCCAAGTGAATTAAAGACACTTTTTAAATCTCTTTATGAAAAGAGAGTTTTTTATGATAGAAGTGATGAAGCAAATCCTTATGATGGGGGATATTTATACGATATCTATTCTTTATATTTAAACTCAAATGAGGGTGAAGATTTTGCAACTTGGATAAAAAATAAAAATGAAGCCCATGAGATCTATACAGCAATCTATGAAGATGTGGTAATAGAGTTTAATGAGCTGAAAATAAAGTATGGTTATGCAAACTTTGATGATTTGTTAACAATTATGCTTGATACTTTAAAAAATACTGAGTTTGATTTTAAAGAGATTTTAGTTGATGAATATCAAGATACAAACCCTTTGCAAGGAAGATTATTGGATGCCTTTAAGCCAAAATCGCTTTTTTGTGTGGGAGATTATGACCAAAGTATTTATGCCTTTAATGGTTCTGATATTGGTATTATCTCAACTTTTTCACAAAGATATAAAGATGCACAAGTTTTTACATTAAGAAAAAACTATAGATCAACAAAACCTATTTTGGATTTGGCTACAAAAGTAATTGAACACAATGAAAGGGTTTATGAAAAACATCTGCAAGTTATGCGTACAGATGTTACTATAGCCCCAAAACTTTTAGCTTTTACAGAGCTTTTCCAACAATATCATCATATCTCTGATCTAATCTCTAAAAGTAGCACTTCACACAATGAAATTGCAATTATCTTTAGGAACAACTCAAGTGCAGATGGAATAGAAGCAAACTTAAGAGAGTATGGAATTCCAGCAAAGAGAAAAGGTGGAATGTCATTTTTTGACTCTGTTGAGATAAAGTTTGTACTTGATATTTTGGTTATGCAATTAAGTCACAATGATATGATGGCTTTTATTCATGTTTTAGAGTATGGAAAAGGGATTGGAAAAGCAATAGCAAAAGATATTTTTGATGCCCTTAGCAGACTTGGAGATGGAGATATCATGAAAGGTCTTTTTCAACCAAACCAAAGCATTACAAACCCTTTTGAGACAAATAGAATCAAAAATATTCAGCTTGGACTTTTTGATGATTTTTTAGAATTGGGTTCAATCTCTAAATTTAAAGATTGTAATTTTGAAGAGAACTTTTTAAGTAATCCAATTTTAAAACATCCAAAACTAACAGTTGATGGGGCTAAATATATTTATGATTTTTATTTGCTTATTAAACAAGTAAGAAGAACAAAAGTTCCTGAATCAATGGTTGCTAGTATTGTTGGTTCAATGTTATACTCAAAAATAAAAGATATGCTTGCAACCAAAAGAGCAACTCAAAAAGATGGGAAAATAAATGATATACAAAAAACAAAAGCTTTGGCAAAAATAAATAGAAAAGTGATGCTTCTAAGAACCCTCTCTAAAAATTTTCAAGATTTGTCAAAATTTGTTAACTCTATGATTTTAGGTGGCTCTGAAATGAGTGAAGGGGAAGGGGTAAATCTTCTATCTGTTCATGCAAGCAAAGGTTTAGAGTTTAAAGAGGTTTTTGTAATTGATCTGATGGATGGAAGATTCCCAAATAGAAAACTGATGTCAAAAGGTGGAAGTTTGGAAGAGGAGAGAAGACTCTTTTATGTAGCAGTTACAAGGGCAAAAGATATTTTATACCTAAGTTACGCAAAATATGACAAAATCAAAAAAATAGACTTTATTCACTCACCCTTTTTAAAAGAGGCTGGACTTATTAAAAATGAAGAAGAGAACTAATTTTTAATAGATAAACTTCACCTTACCAAAGATAAATCAACTTTTCGATATAATCGCGAATATTTTTAAAAAGAACAGATGATAAATCAAAATAGGATATTAAATGAGTGATAAGTACGAACCATCAAAAGTTGAAGACAAATACTATAAGATTTGGGAAGATAGGGGATACTTTGAGGTAGATGGAAACAAATCTATTCAAGAAGCAGATGCAAATGGAAAACAAAAAACTTTTGCTATTATGATGCCTCCTCCAAATGTAACAGGAAGTTTACATATAGGACATGCTTTAACTTTTACTCTTCAAGATATTATTACAAGATTTAAAAGAATGGATGGGTACAAAACCCTTTGGCAACCAGGAACAGACCACGCAGGTATTGCTACACAAAATATTGTTGAAAAACAGTTATTGGCTGAAGGTACAACAAAAGAGGAGTTAGGTAGAGAAAAATTCCTTGAAAGAGCTTGGCAACAAAAAGAACAATCTGGTGGAAATATTGTTCATCAAATGAGAAAATTAGGGGTAAGTCCAGCTTGGTCTAGGGAGAGATTTACTATGGATGATGGACTAAAAGAGGCTGTTAAAGAGGCTTTTGTTCATCTTTATAACGAAGGTATGATTGTACAAAACAACTATATGGTTAACTGGTGTACACACGATGGGGCACTTTCTGATATTGAGGTTGAACATGATGAGGTAAATGGTAAGTTTTACCATATGAACTATCATTTCTCAGATGGAAGTGGACATGTTACAGTTGCAACAACTAGACCTGAAACATACTTTGGGGATACAGCTATTATGGTTCACCCAGAAGATGAGAGATATAAAAATATTGTTGGCAAAGAGGTAACTCTTCCTTTAACTAATAGAAAAATTAAAATTATTACAGATGAACATGTTGATATGGCATTTGGAACAGGTGTTGTTAAAGTAACACCAGCCCATGACCAAAATGACTACGAAGTTGGTAAAAGACATGATTTAGAGTTTATTACCTGTTTTGATGAAAAGGGTATTTTAAATGAATATTGTGGAGAGTTTCAAGGTTTAGAGAGACTTGAAGCAAGACCTGTTATTGTAAAAAAACTGCAAGAAGAGGGTTTTATTGTAAAAATTGAAGAGCATATTCACCAAGTGGGGCATTGCTATAGATGTAAAAATATTGTTGAACCATATATCTCTAAACAATGGTTTGTAAGAAGTGAAGTTGCTAAAAAGAGTATTGAAAAAACTTACGCTGGTGAAGCAAAATTTCACCCTTCACATTGGTTAAACTCATATAGAGCTTGGATGGATGAGTTAAGGGATTGGTGTATTAGTAGACAACTTTGGTGGGGACATAGAATTCCTGTATTTACTTGTGAAAGTTGTGGTCATCAATGGGCAGATAAAGCTGATGAACCAGAATCTTGTCCAAAATGTGCAAGTAAAAAATATACTCAAGACCCAGATGTTCTTGATACTTGGTTTAGTTCTGGTCTTTGGGCATTTTCACCTCTTGGATGGGGAAACAATGGACAAATGGAAGATACTTTTAAAAATAGCGATTTAAAAGATTTTTATCCAAATAGTCTTCTTATCACTGGGTTTGATATTATGTTTTTCTGGGTAGCTAGAATGATGATGTTAGGTGAACACTTTATGGGAGAACTTCCATTTAAAGATATCTATATGCACGCTTTAGTTAGGGATGAAAATGGGCAAAAAATGTCTAAATCAAAGGGAAATGTAATTGATCCACTTGATATGGTTGAAGAGCATAGTGCTGATATTATTAGATTTACACTGGCATTTTTAGCAGTTCAAGGAAGAGATATTAAACTTGGAGCAAAAAATTTAGAGCAATTTAGAAACTTTACAAATAAACTCTATAATGCTTCAAATTTTCTAAGTCTAAATGTTGATACTTTCCCAGATTTAAAAGATATTGAAGTTAAAACACCACTTGGTCTTTATATGCAAAGCAGACTATGTGTTGCAGTAAATGAAGTAAGAGAAACTTTAGAATCTTATAAATTTAATGAAGCAGCCTCAATTCTTTATAGATTTGTATGGACTGAGTTTTGTGACTGGGGAATTGAGTACTCTAAAGCTTCAAAAGAGTCAATTGTGGAACTAGGTGCAGTATTTAAAGAGACTCTTAAAATGATTTCACCATTTATGCCATTTATTGCAGATTTCTTATATCACAAATTAAGTGGAACAACTCTTGAAGAGGGAGAATCAGTTATGATTATGAATTTCCCTAAAGATATAAAAAGAGATGAAAAAAGTGAAGAGATGTTCTCTTTAATTGAAGAGGCAATTACAGCTATTAGAAGAGCAAAAGTTGTAATAGATATGGGTAACTCTAAAATTGCAAAAGCATATATAAAAATTGATAAAAGTATTGATAATGAAGTTGCAAAACCATTTATTGAAAAACTAGCAAAAGTAGAAAATATTGAGTTTGTTTCTTCAAAAGTAGAGAACTCAGTAACTGATGTAAGTAATAATTTAGAGGTTTATATTCCAACAGCTGAAATTGATATGAGTGCTATTGTTTCAAAACTTGAAAAACAAAAAGAGAAAGCACAGAAAGAGTTTGATAAACTAAATGGAATGTTATCAAATGAAAGATTTGTGGCAAACGCTCCACAAAATGTAGTTGAAGAGAATAAAAAAGCACTAGAAGAGATAAAAACAAGATTAGAAAAAATCACCAATGAATTAAACTCGCTTCAGGCTTAAAAGGAGAATAGATAGTGATAAAATTTTTTAAATATAGTTTTATCCTATCTGCTTTTCTTATTTTTAGTGGTTGTGCCTCAACCCAAGAAGAGCTTACAAGTATTATTCAATCAAATGCAGCAACACTTATAACCAAAGATCAAAAACGACTGCAAGAACTATTAGTAAAGTTCAAAAAAAAGTTAGATATTAGAAATCCAAGTGCATATAGTAAAAATGATGAACGTAGAATCTACACACTAATTAAAAATACTGATGCAAATTTTTTATTAAAATATAAAGGTAAAATTTTAGAAGATTATAAAGAGTATTTACAAATTGCCTTTAGTAAAGATAAGATAGAAAATAGAAATGATTATTTAGTTTTAGCAATCTATTATATGATTAGTAATGCCTTTGACTTTAAAGTTGCACATAAATTAACTGCAATGCAATTTGAAAAAGAGAAATTAAACAAGCTTTATAGAAATTTACAAATTATAAGATGGAAAATAAAAGTTGATAGGGATATAAATGGGGAGTATCTTTTTTTAACTTGGCAAAATAATTGGCAAATTGAATTGGAACACAGATTAAAGAAGAATTCAAATCTATCTTATGAAGAGATAAAACATCTTTGGCATATTGAAAATAGCAAAGAGACCCTTTTGGATCATTCGAATTTTTCTTTTGAAGTTATGTTAACACAAATGATTGATAGTGTTGAAAACTCTCTAAAAGCTTTAGGAGAAGAACCTAAAGATTTAAGTATTTCAGCCCTTAAAATATTTATATTTTTATAATTTAGCAATATCTGGATTGTGTGATTTTTTTTCTTTGGTTATACTTTTGAAAAATTTGATATTGGAGTTTGTACCATGAGTTTTATTTCAGATGCAACATTAGAAGAAGCAGATAAAGAGATTTTTGATTTAGTAGAGGCTGAAAAAGAGAGACAAACAGACCACTTAGAGATGATAGCAAGTGAGAACTTCACAAGCCCAGCAGTAATGCAAACAATGGGATCAGTATTTACAAATAAATATGCAGAAGGATATCCATATAAAAGATATTATGGTGGATGTGAATTTGCAGATAAAGCTGAACAATTAGCTATTGATAGAGCATGTGAAATATTTGGTTGTAAATATGCAAATGTTCAACCTCACTCAGGAAGTCAAGCAAATGGTGCAGTTTATGCAGCACTTATTAAAGCAGGAGATAAAATTCTAGGTATGGATCTAAGCCATGGTGGACACTTAACTCATGGATCAAAACCAAGCTTTTCTGGTAAAAACTATCAAGCATTCTATTATGGAGTTGAATTAGATGGTAGAATCAATTATGATAAAGTTTTAGAGATTGCTAAAATTGTTCAACCAAAAATTATTGTTTGTGGAGCTTCTGCTTATCCTAGAGAGATAGATTTTAAAAGATTTAGAGAGATAGCTGATGAAGTTGGAGCATACCTGTTTGCAGATATAGCACATATTGCAGGATTAGTTGCAGCAAATGAACATCCAAGCCCATTTCCTTATGCACATGTAGTTACAACTACAACTCATAAAACATTAAGAGGACCAAGAGGTGGTATGATTCTTTGTGATGATGAAGAGATTGCAAAAAAAATAAACTCTGCAATTTTTCCAGGGATTCAAGGTGGACCACTTGTTCATGTAATAGCAGCAAAAGCTGTTGCATTTAAAGAAGTACTTGATCCAAAATGGAAAGAGTATGCAAAACAAGTTAAAGCAAATGCACAAGTTTTAGCAAAAGTTATGGTTTCAAGAGGTTATGATATAGTTTCAGAAGGAACAGATAATCACCTGATTTTAGTATCATTTTTAAATAAAGATTTTTCAGGGAAAGATGCAGATGCAGCATTAGGGAATGCAGGGATAACAGTAAATAAAAATACAGTTCCAGGAGAAACAAGAAGTCCATTTATTACTTCAGGTATTAGAATAGGATCTCCAGCATTAACTGCAAGAGGAATGAAAGAGAAAGAGTTTGAGATTATTGCAAACAAAATTTGTGATGTTTTAGATGATATAAACAACACACAATTACAAGAGAATATTAAACAAGAATTAAAAGAGTTAGCTAGAGATTTTGTAATTTACACTAAATCCACTTACTAATAAAAATCTAAAGTGAGTTAATCTCACTTTAGAAAAATTCATCAAGGTATTTTATGAAAGATAATTTATCAAAAGAGAACGAAAATTATAAAAAAATTAAAAAAGTTATAAGATATATTGATGAAAACTTCAAAGAGCAACCAACAATCGATGAAATCTCCCAATATATAGGTATGAGTAAATACCATCTAATAAGAGTATTTAAAGAGTATGTAGGAGTTACCCCTATACAGTTTTTGCAATCAGTTACTTTGAATTATGCAAAAGAACATCTAAAAGAATCCAAATCTATCTTAGATAGTTCACTTGAAATGGGACTTTCAAGTTCAAGTAGACTTCATGATCTGTTTGTAAATATTATTGGTGTTACTCCAAAAGAGTATAAAGAGTTTGGTAAAAATGTAGATATCACCTATGGATATGGTTCTACTCCCTTTGGGGAAGCCTTAATTGGGTTTACTAAAAGAGGGGTTTGTTATTTTGGTTTTGTAGATGACAACAAAGAACAAATATTTAATAGATTTAAAGAGATTTGGGCAAAAGCAAATCTAATAGAAGACTCACAAAAAGCAATAGAGTATTTAGATAAAATCTTTGTAAAAAAAGAGAAGTTTGATCTATTTGTAAAAGGGACAAATTTTCAAATAAATATTTGGAAAGCTTTGTTAAATATCCCAAGTGGAACAATAACAACCTATCAAGATATAGCAAATAGTATAAATAAACCAAAAGCAGTACGTGCAGTTGCAAGTGCTATTGGTTCTAATCATATAGGCTTTTTAATCCCTTGCCATAGAGTTTTAGCAAAATCAGGAGCTATGAGTGGTTATAGATGGGGAATTGAAAGAAAAAAAATCTTAGTTGCCTATGAAGCTATAAAAAAGTAGGCTATTAAAAAATAGCCCTTTATTTATCCCCTTTTAGTCTATGGGAAATTGAGTAGATAACAGGTAGATAAAGAAGATTTAAAATTGTTCCCCAAAGAAGACCAAATCCCAATGCAATTGCAATAGGCTGGAAGATTACAGCTTGTCCTGTTGGGAAAAATATAAGTGAACACATTCCCATTAGTGTTGTGACAGTTGTAAGTACTATTGGTCTAAACCTTTTTGTTGCCCTATAAAATACATCACTTAATGCTTTAGCTTTTTTAAGATAGGTCATCATAATAATTCCATCATTAATTACAACTCCAGCAAGACCAAGGGCACCAATAAGTGAAGGCATAGAGAGATTTAATCCCATTACTTTATGTCCTATTAAAACCCCAAGTAGAGAAAAAGGAATTACACTCATTAAAATAAATGTTTCCCTAAAAGAGTTAAATAGATATAACATTGAAAGCATAATTAGAATAACAGTAAGTCCCAAAGCTAAAAGCATATCATGTTTTAAACTTTGTTGTTTTTCTGCTTCCCCTTTTAAAATGATTTTGATTCCACTTTGTTTAATTTTATCTAGGGTTGGTTGAATCTCATCAAGAAGTTCAGTTGCAGTTATAATATCAGGATTTACATTGGCAAATACATAGAAATTTCTCTCTGCATTATCTTTTATAAGTTGTTCAAAGCCTTTAATAACTTGGAATTGCGCAACTTGACTTAAAGAGACAAAAGTTCCATCACCAAGTGGAATTTCAACATTTTTTAAAGTCTCATAATCATCTTTGTTTAAACTCTCTATTTTTATATCCAACATATCTGTATCATCAAAAGATACAGCTTTTTTCTTTGATAAAAACATATTAGATAAAAAAGAACCTATAAAAGCTTCATCAATTCCAAGTTGTTCCCCATAGTTATTTACTTTTAATTTTATCTCATCAACTCCAAATTTAAGTGAATTTGAAAGAGATTTTACACCTTTTATAGACTCAATATGTTTTTGTAACATATTAATTCCAGCTATAATTTTTTCATTATCATTTGAAACAAGTCCAATTTTTATATCTGCTTTTACTGGACCTACTCTTCTTTCAAGAACCACTATTTCACTTAGATTATATCTCTTCTTGAAATCCATTTCATCAATAAAATCTTTTAAGTCAGACGAAATTTCTCTTGAGTTTTTTGTTCTTGTTCTTCCCTCATTGTCATAATATAAACTTAAATAAGGGGTTACATATTTATCCAAAAAGTTTGCAGCTTTTAGTTTTTGAAGCTCAACTGTCATATACATAACATAAGGGTAATCTTCTCTATTATCCCCTGTATCTTTTCTATATCCTGCAACTGAATCTATACTTCTTACAAAAAATCTATCTTTTTGTTTCATTATATCTTGCTCAATTGCTTGAACTATTTTAAAAGCATCTTCTAGTTTTGTATTCTCATTTGCTTTGATTGAGATTTTTACATCTGTTGCATCAAACTTTGGAAACATCTGAAACTTTGAAGATTTTATTGCCATAAAAGTAAGAAGAGGAACAAAAATTATAAAAGTGATTAAGAAGCTCTTTTTCCAAGCCATAAAAAAATGAAGTATTTTATTGTAAATCTCATTTGCTTTTTCCCAAGAAGTAACTTTTGCATTTGCTTTTAGTGTGTGAGCTGCATGGATTGGAAGGAAAATAAATGATTCAATAAGTGAAGCAATTATTAGTGCAGAAATAGCAATAGGGATTAGCTTCATAACCTCTCCCATTGTTCCACTTATCATAAGTATTGGAAGAAAAGAGAAGAGTGTAGTAATTGAAGCCATAGTTACAGGTTTAACCATCTCTTTTGCACCCAAAATAGCTGCCTCTTTTGGTTCATATCCCTCTTCAATATGTTGCTGTATATTTTCACTTACAACAATTGCATCATCAACAACTATACCAATTGCAATCAAAACACCAACAAGTGAAATCATATTTATTGTGTATCCAGATAGATAGATATAAAGCGCTGCTAAAACAAAAGAGGTTGGAATACCTATTACAATAATAAAAGACATTCTAAAATTAATAAGGAGCATTACTAAGATTGTAATAAGAATAATTCCTAAAATAATATTTGATAAAACAATATTCAATCTGTCTAAGATTCTTTCACTATTGTCATCTGCAATTGAAATTTTTACATCAGGATTTGACTTATTTATTTCAGGAAGAAGTTTTTTTATCTTTTGTACAATTTTTATTGCATCCGCTGCTTCACTCTGCTCAACTGCTAAAGAGATAGCACTTTGTCCATTAAAAGAGTAAAGGGTTGAAGAGTCTTCATATTTTTTGTAAATTGAAGCTATATCTTTTAGATAGATATTTTTATTTTGAACTCTTATTAAAGTGCTTTCAAAAGCTTTTGCAGTTTTTGCACCATTGAAAGTTGAGAGG comes from the Halarcobacter ebronensis genome and includes:
- a CDS encoding valine--tRNA ligase encodes the protein MSDKYEPSKVEDKYYKIWEDRGYFEVDGNKSIQEADANGKQKTFAIMMPPPNVTGSLHIGHALTFTLQDIITRFKRMDGYKTLWQPGTDHAGIATQNIVEKQLLAEGTTKEELGREKFLERAWQQKEQSGGNIVHQMRKLGVSPAWSRERFTMDDGLKEAVKEAFVHLYNEGMIVQNNYMVNWCTHDGALSDIEVEHDEVNGKFYHMNYHFSDGSGHVTVATTRPETYFGDTAIMVHPEDERYKNIVGKEVTLPLTNRKIKIITDEHVDMAFGTGVVKVTPAHDQNDYEVGKRHDLEFITCFDEKGILNEYCGEFQGLERLEARPVIVKKLQEEGFIVKIEEHIHQVGHCYRCKNIVEPYISKQWFVRSEVAKKSIEKTYAGEAKFHPSHWLNSYRAWMDELRDWCISRQLWWGHRIPVFTCESCGHQWADKADEPESCPKCASKKYTQDPDVLDTWFSSGLWAFSPLGWGNNGQMEDTFKNSDLKDFYPNSLLITGFDIMFFWVARMMMLGEHFMGELPFKDIYMHALVRDENGQKMSKSKGNVIDPLDMVEEHSADIIRFTLAFLAVQGRDIKLGAKNLEQFRNFTNKLYNASNFLSLNVDTFPDLKDIEVKTPLGLYMQSRLCVAVNEVRETLESYKFNEAASILYRFVWTEFCDWGIEYSKASKESIVELGAVFKETLKMISPFMPFIADFLYHKLSGTTLEEGESVMIMNFPKDIKRDEKSEEMFSLIEEAITAIRRAKVVIDMGNSKIAKAYIKIDKSIDNEVAKPFIEKLAKVENIEFVSSKVENSVTDVSNNLEVYIPTAEIDMSAIVSKLEKQKEKAQKEFDKLNGMLSNERFVANAPQNVVEENKKALEEIKTRLEKITNELNSLQA
- a CDS encoding bifunctional helix-turn-helix domain-containing protein/methylated-DNA--[protein]-cysteine S-methyltransferase produces the protein MKDNLSKENENYKKIKKVIRYIDENFKEQPTIDEISQYIGMSKYHLIRVFKEYVGVTPIQFLQSVTLNYAKEHLKESKSILDSSLEMGLSSSSRLHDLFVNIIGVTPKEYKEFGKNVDITYGYGSTPFGEALIGFTKRGVCYFGFVDDNKEQIFNRFKEIWAKANLIEDSQKAIEYLDKIFVKKEKFDLFVKGTNFQINIWKALLNIPSGTITTYQDIANSINKPKAVRAVASAIGSNHIGFLIPCHRVLAKSGAMSGYRWGIERKKILVAYEAIKK
- a CDS encoding ATP-dependent helicase; its protein translation is MPLSNLNEDQLSAATCPTGYNLIIASAGTGKTSTIVGRIANLINHGVKPEEILLLTFTNKAAAEMVARVAKFFGKEIAQKIMAGTFHSVSYKLLKQLNINITLKQPSELKTLFKSLYEKRVFYDRSDEANPYDGGYLYDIYSLYLNSNEGEDFATWIKNKNEAHEIYTAIYEDVVIEFNELKIKYGYANFDDLLTIMLDTLKNTEFDFKEILVDEYQDTNPLQGRLLDAFKPKSLFCVGDYDQSIYAFNGSDIGIISTFSQRYKDAQVFTLRKNYRSTKPILDLATKVIEHNERVYEKHLQVMRTDVTIAPKLLAFTELFQQYHHISDLISKSSTSHNEIAIIFRNNSSADGIEANLREYGIPAKRKGGMSFFDSVEIKFVLDILVMQLSHNDMMAFIHVLEYGKGIGKAIAKDIFDALSRLGDGDIMKGLFQPNQSITNPFETNRIKNIQLGLFDDFLELGSISKFKDCNFEENFLSNPILKHPKLTVDGAKYIYDFYLLIKQVRRTKVPESMVASIVGSMLYSKIKDMLATKRATQKDGKINDIQKTKALAKINRKVMLLRTLSKNFQDLSKFVNSMILGGSEMSEGEGVNLLSVHASKGLEFKEVFVIDLMDGRFPNRKLMSKGGSLEEERRLFYVAVTRAKDILYLSYAKYDKIKKIDFIHSPFLKEAGLIKNEEEN
- a CDS encoding efflux RND transporter permease subunit; the protein is MFERMLRFFVENSRMNYTLFVLVFAVGIWSYNNTPKEIFPSFELDMISVKGSYSGASVDILDRMAVSEIEDNIKNLDSIDTITTVISPGSFTIILELKKGVNKYNESNKVKDAITLVKSNLPSDMDEPIVNVMERKRSLIDITLTSQKYSTDELKPFADRLESKLLGVEGVKDITIFGDSDKYYQILLDDKKIEALGISKSAVFDAISTISYIFPIGKIEGDKHYYLSTFNGAKTAKAFESTLIRVQNKNIYLKDIASIYKKYEDSSTLYSFNGQSAISLAVEQSEAADAIKIVQKIKKLLPEINKSNPDVKISIADDNSERILDRLNIVLSNIILGIILITILVMLLINFRMSFIIVIGIPTSFVLAALYIYLSGYTINMISLVGVLIAIGIVVDDAIVVSENIQQHIEEGYEPKEAAILGAKEMVKPVTMASITTLFSFLPILMISGTMGEVMKLIPIAISALIIASLIESFIFLPIHAAHTLKANAKVTSWEKANEIYNKILHFFMAWKKSFLITFIIFVPLLTFMAIKSSKFQMFPKFDATDVKISIKANENTKLEDAFKIVQAIEQDIMKQKDRFFVRSIDSVAGYRKDTGDNREDYPYVMYMTVELQKLKAANFLDKYVTPYLSLYYDNEGRTRTKNSREISSDLKDFIDEMDFKKRYNLSEIVVLERRVGPVKADIKIGLVSNDNEKIIAGINMLQKHIESIKGVKSLSNSLKFGVDEIKLKVNNYGEQLGIDEAFIGSFLSNMFLSKKKAVSFDDTDMLDIKIESLNKDDYETLKNVEIPLGDGTFVSLSQVAQFQVIKGFEQLIKDNAERNFYVFANVNPDIITATELLDEIQPTLDKIKQSGIKIILKGEAEKQQSLKHDMLLALGLTVILIMLSMLYLFNSFRETFILMSVIPFSLLGVLIGHKVMGLNLSMPSLIGALGLAGVVINDGIIMMTYLKKAKALSDVFYRATKRFRPIVLTTVTTLMGMCSLIFFPTGQAVIFQPIAIALGFGLLWGTILNLLYLPVIYSISHRLKGDK
- a CDS encoding serine hydroxymethyltransferase codes for the protein MSFISDATLEEADKEIFDLVEAEKERQTDHLEMIASENFTSPAVMQTMGSVFTNKYAEGYPYKRYYGGCEFADKAEQLAIDRACEIFGCKYANVQPHSGSQANGAVYAALIKAGDKILGMDLSHGGHLTHGSKPSFSGKNYQAFYYGVELDGRINYDKVLEIAKIVQPKIIVCGASAYPREIDFKRFREIADEVGAYLFADIAHIAGLVAANEHPSPFPYAHVVTTTTHKTLRGPRGGMILCDDEEIAKKINSAIFPGIQGGPLVHVIAAKAVAFKEVLDPKWKEYAKQVKANAQVLAKVMVSRGYDIVSEGTDNHLILVSFLNKDFSGKDADAALGNAGITVNKNTVPGETRSPFITSGIRIGSPALTARGMKEKEFEIIANKICDVLDDINNTQLQENIKQELKELARDFVIYTKSTY